The Malus domestica chromosome 10, GDT2T_hap1 genome contains a region encoding:
- the LOC139188682 gene encoding uncharacterized protein, with protein sequence MDNENFLNAIQEPKGRRRKWEAFEEEVLLGVLEDFVARKQRCDTGAFKQGTLVEIAKAVNVLCPHSNIKANPHIESKLKKWKKTYSMVVDMINTSGFAWNDVKKCVEVDSDDAWQTYVQRNKEADGWRSKHFPLFDRFAYIFGKDRATGNVAETPAQMVEEQSHDHVGESDIGGDNFVSSMNQQSQQSTPSENSQRKRKRAVGSSSDGTEAIISGLKDFYVESGKRMQMVTEALVQGTADHTDIANEVEAMGLSPMDQIDALSLILDKPKNVGVFRAIKPELKKVFVQKLLSDNASG encoded by the exons atggataacgAAAATTTTTTGAATGCTATtcaagagccaaaaggaagaaggcgtaaatgggaagcatttgaggaagaagtattactaggagttcttgaggattttgttgctcggaagcaacggtgtgacaccggtgctttcaaacaaggtactttggttgaaatagcaaaagctgtcaatgttttatgtcctcattcaaatataaaggcaaatccacatattgagtccaagttgaagaaatggaaaaaaacatatagtatggtcgttgacatgataaacacaagtggatttgcatggaatgatgtcaaaaagtgcgttgaagttgacagtgatgacgcatggcaaacttatgtgcag agaaataaagaagccgatggatggagaagcaaacattttccactgtttgatagatttgcatatatatttggaaaagatcgggctacgggtaatgtagccgaaacccctgctcaaatggtggaggaacaaagtcatgatcatgttggtgaaagtgatattggaggtgataattttgtttcttcaatgaaccaacaaagccaacaaagcaccccatctgaaaatagccaaagaaagaggaaaagagctgtgggaagttcaagtgatggaaccgaggcaattatcagtggactgaaagatttttatgttgaaagtgggaagaggatgcaaatggtaactgaagctttagttcaaggtactgcagatcatactgacatagctaatgaagttgaagcaatgggtctctctcctatggatcaaattgatgcattgtctcttattttggataaaccaaaaaatgtgggagtgttcagggcaatcaaaccggaactcaagaaagtgttcgtccaaaagcttttaagcgacaacgcaagcggatga